ATAACTGGCCGTGTTACCTTCTGTGAACGTGTCcccttaaaatttatttttctgtaaaTAGAACATGATCCGTGTTGATTAACACGGTCAACATAactggccgtgttggtaacatGGCCTTGGACACGCACGTGTTGAGCTCCAAAAACTGCAAAACTTAAGATTTTCAATACTTTCTCAATCTTCCTCACCTgcacaaccaataagtcctcaactcatacactcaacatacataaaacttaacaaaacaAACTGTGAAAcctaatcaaactaagttcacacataattcaaaccaaaatcaatgccaaaaatggaaaaactaaagaattaaaacaaaattaaaagaaacaagcttCTTTAAAGTCATAAGTTGGACTTTAATCCTTTTCGAATCAGAAATGGAGCGCCAAATTCACACGCTCTTCCACATCCAGTGACCCTCCAAGATAATGCTTCAATCTTTGCCCATTAACCTTGAAATTTCCCTTTTTCGGATGATGCAATTCAACCGCACCATAAGGGAAGACTTGCTTCATTGTAAATGGCCCCGACCAGCGACTCTTCAGCTTTGCTGGAAATAAACGGAGACGAGAGTTAAATAACAACACACTATCTCCTACGTTAAACTCCTTCAAACCTTTCAATTGCTTGTCATGCCACTGTTTGGTCTTCGCCTTATAGATTGTCGAATTTTTATAAGCTTGTTGACGCCACTCCTCTAGTTCATTTAGTTTCCACTGCCTTTGTCTACCTGCACTATCTAAATCAAAGTTACAAGATTTAAGTGCCCATAACGCTTTATGTTCTAGCTCAACAGGTAAATGGCAACCTTTCCCATACATAAGCCTAAGGGAGTGAACCCTGTAGAAGTCCTATAGGCAGTTCTAAATTCCCATAAAGCATCATCTAGCTCTGTAGCTCAATCTTTTCTACTGGCTCCTATAGTCTTCTCTAAAATGCGCTTAAGccccctattagtaacctctaCTTGCCGACtcgtttgtgggtgataagcCGTGGATAATCGTTGAGATACTCCATATCTTTTAAGCACTTTCTCAAGTTGAGAATTACAGAAATGGGTTCCCCTATCACTAATTAACGCTCGAGATGTTCCAAACGTTGAGAATAGTTTCTTAAGGAACCCCACAACTACCCTAGCATCATTAGTAAGCAAGGCTTGTGCCTCAAGCCATTTAGAATAATATTCAACAGCAACCAATATATACTTGCATCCATATGAAGAAGGAAAATGCCCCATAAAGTcaatgccccaaacatcaaaaatttccaaaacttGTATGCTATGTCGGGGCATTTCATCTCGGGTAGAAATGTTACTTGATCGttggcatgcatcacaaacctggACATATGCTCGTGCATCCTGAAAGATAGTCGGCCAATAAAAACCAACATCCAAAACCTTCCTGCCCGTATGGTTTGCAGCTTGGTGTCCACCAACCGGTCCCTCATGACAATGCTTGAGAATTTGAATGACCTCCTGCCCATATACACACCTCCTGATAATTTGATATGCACAAATCCTAAACAAAAAGGGGTCGTCCCAAATGTAGTACTTCAAgtcagcaaagaatttcttcttttgctggcTCGTCATACCTTTTGGGAGTACCCTTGCAGCCAAATAATTAGCATAATTAGAAAACCAAGGAATAGCATTAGTACCTGAATTGAGCATAAGTGCTCATCCGGAAAGAAGTCATCGATCGCTTGCTCATTAAGCTCCTCCAAGTGCGGGTTCTCTAATCGAGAAAGATGGTCTACTGCAAGATTTTCAACTCCTCGTTTATCCTTAATTTCCAAGTCAAATTCCTATAATAAAAGAACCCAACAAATTAATCTAGGCTTAGAAtcatgctttgaaaataaataccttaaaGCATAATAATCCATGTAAATGATTGTCTTTGACAGCACAAGGTAAGAACAGAATTTATTAAAGGCGAACATGATAGCCAGAAGCTCCTTGTTTGTCATGGTATAGTGTTCTTAGGCATTCGTAAGcgtcttgctagcatagtaaATAGGTTGGAACTTCTTTTCCCTGCGCTGGCATAAAACAGCTCCAACCGTAAAATCACTAGCATTGCACATAAGCTCAAAGGGCAGCTCGCAATAAGGAGAAACCATGATGGGAGCCGtggttagtttttcttttaataactcaaaaacTGTTAAACAATCATCATCAAATACAAAAGGCACATCTTTTACTagcaattgagttaaaggcctagcaatcttagaaaagtccttaatgaaccttctataaaacCCTGCATGCCCTAAGAAACTTCTAACAGCCCTAACCGAATTAGGGGGAGGTAGCTTACTTATAATTTCCACTTTAGTTCTATCTACTTCCATCCCTGCACATGACACTTTATATCCTAACACTATACCCTATtggaccataaaatgacatttttcctaATTCAACATAAGGTTAGCTTCAACacacctagctaacatccTGTCCAAATTATGCAAATAATGGGAAAAAGAGTTACCGAAtacagagaagtcatccatgaagACCTCCATCGATTCCTCTATCATGTCATGGAAaatggccatcatacaccACTGAAAGGTCACAGGCGCATTACATAAGCCAAACGGTATCCTCCTATAGGCAAAAGTGCCATAAGGACAAGTGAATGTCATCTTCTCTTAGTCTTCTAGTGCTATAGGAATCTGAAAGTAACCAGAAAAACCATCAAGGAAACAATAATACATATGGCCTGAAAGCCTCTCAAgcatttaatcaataa
The sequence above is drawn from the Ricinus communis isolate WT05 ecotype wild-type chromosome 7, ASM1957865v1, whole genome shotgun sequence genome and encodes:
- the LOC125370636 gene encoding uncharacterized protein LOC125370636, with translation MYGKGCHLPVELEHKALWALKSCNFDLDSAGRQRQWKLNELEEWRQQAYKNSTIYKAKTKQWHDKQLKGLKEFNVGDSVLLFNSRLRLFPAKLKSRWSGPFTMKQVFPYGAVELHHPKKGNFKVNGQRLKHYLGGSLDVEERVNLALHF